Genomic DNA from Candidatus Stygibacter australis:
ACCACGACTACTTTACCAATGTTTTTTATTAATCTCCCCAGAATTGCCATTATAAAGGCAGAAGCTAATGGAATTACTACATAAAGCGGGATCAATGCATTCATTTTTTATCCTTTTAGACTATTTATCTTTCTGATATCAAAAGTACCATATTTTCTGTATAATCTGATAGCCATCGCCAGAAGCAGAGCAGTTGTTGCTAATCCGATAACAATAGCAGTGAGGATCATTGCCTGAGGTAGAGGATCTACATAACTGCCGATATGAAACTTCTCAGCAAAAATGGGAGCAGTGCCACCATCAACATATCCAATCATGATCAGAAACAGGTTTACACTGTATTCCATGATTGCCAATCCAATAATGATCTTGATCAGATTTTTTTGCGTAATTATACCATATAATCCGATGAGAAAAAGGATCAAACACAATATAAATGGTATCATAAAGCTACCTCATCCTTATATACAACCAGAGCAATGAAAATTGTAGTTATAGCAGCACATACTTCGGTACCGACAATAATATTTTCCAGCGGGATCATTCCTGCACTGAGTAATTTGCCAATGACACCCTTATTAATAAAATTACTGAAAAACACAAATGAACTTGAAAGGATCAAACCAAATCCTGCAATTATTATAAATCCGAGTATTGCTCCACTTTCTAGAAATTCCAGTCCGGATTCTTCCTTACGAAGCTTATCGAGAATTTCTCCATTTGCCAGGATCTGCAGAATAAAGGCACTTGCCATTATCACTCCACCAGCAAAACCACCACCAGGAGTTAAATGACCATAAAACACGATATATATCCCGAAAAGAAAGATTATGGGAGCTATGAACTGAGTTACTTTTCTTACAATTATCGTCATACCTTTCATATTATCACTCTCCCTTTTTGCCTTTTAACCTCAGAATGGTCAAAACACCTATCACAGCCGTGAAAAGCACAGTAGCCTCACCCAAAGTATCATATGCCCTGAAACCAAATACTACACCTGTTACCAGATTAGCACTTCCGGTTTCATGTACTCCTTGAGTGTAAGCAGTAGCCATTCTAGTGGCATGCTGTCCAAAGGGACTCAAACTGCCTGAGATCTTATCAAATGCCAGGTAGAAAGCGATCGTAAACAGCAATAGAACCAGAAGGTAGATAAACTGACTGAAGCGGGCAGTCTGCTTGTCTTCCTTTTCTGTGGTATCTTTGATAACTGCGATCATGATAACCAGTGTGACAATCTCGATCACAACCTGCACAATTGCCAGATCTGGTGCCTGAAGCAGTAAAAACGAGATCACTAACCCAAATCCTACTATACCATAAGAGATCACGGCAGAAAGCAGATCTTTGGCATGCAGAGAATACAACGAACCAAAAATCATCAAAACCAGCATAATAATTAAATATATTTCCATAATAATATCCTTTAGATGAGGATCAGCAATATTATTGCTAATCCAGCAGCTACCCATACCAGATATGTGGATAATATACCCGTATGACAGGAACTGAAGATGTTAAATAAACCCAATACAGTATTTCTTCCCAGGTGATAGATATCAAACCATTTCTTTTTGGCAGCATTATAGAAGAACGCCGTCAATTTAAATTCTGTTATAGTTTTATAAAAATCTGAAGGAGCAAAATTCATCTCATTCTGTACTTTTTCTCCACCAACAAAGCTATCTTCCTGACGATGTTTGCCAATATTGCCAATAGCATAGATTATTATTCCCAAAATGATAGATATCAGAATTAATATCGATACCTGGGGAGATTCCCACAATCCGGTTATATTCTGACTAGAAGATATGGGCTCAAAATTAAATAAGAATGGTATTATTCCCTTGGCAGCAAATAAACCAAAGAATATACAGGTTGCAGCCAAGGCAATTTGCGGGAACCACATCCAGAATTTTACTTCTTTGATCTGGGCAAACTTTTCCTGCATCCTTCCCAGGAATACTCCTGATATTAATTTTATAAAACTGGCAAGAGTGAGAGCAGAACCAAGCACTGCAAGTCCCAGCCAGACTATCCAGAGTTTATTGACCAGATCTGTGCCTGAGCCAAAATCAATTATACCTCGATAGATCATCCACTTAGAGTAGAATCCATTTAACGGTGGAATTCCTGAGATTGCAATGGCAAAAATAATTGCTGAGAAAAAGGTTATGGGCATTAATCTTGATAATCCTCCCAGATTATCGATTTCCTGTTCACCAGTCTGTTTCTCCACGCTGCCTGCTGTGAGAAATAATCCGCCTTTATATAAGGCATTATTTACCATATGGAAAAGTCCGGCTGCTATGCCCAGAGGGCTGCCTAATGCCAGTCCTGTGATCATATAACCTACCTGCGAAACAGCATGATAACCCAGAAGTTTCTTATAATTATGCTGCACTAATGCCATCATAACTGCGCAGATAATAGTCAATGAACCGATTATCATCAGAAGCATTGTCGACCAGGCTGTGAGATTAAATAAATGCAGACATATTCGCGCTAGAAAATAAATACCCAGCAGTTTATCCAGGGAAGCAGGAAGAAATGCTGAGGCTGATGCCGGTGCATGCTCCACATAATCTGGTACCCAGGTATGAAAAGGCATTGCTCCTGCCTTGGTCAAAGCTGCTACCAGCAAACACAGAAATGCTACATTAGCAAGTGCTCCACTGGTGCTGATATTGATTGCTGAAATATTATAAGAACCGGTAATTTTAAATAATATCCCAATACCTAAAATCAGAATAGAGTCTGATGCACCAATCAGGATCAAGGTCTTTTTAGCAGCTGAAGAGCTTGCTTCATCCTTACCCCTTATCAGCATGTATAATGTCAAACCCAGAATACCCCAGCAGAAAATAAAGAACAGCAGATTATCTGCCAGAGCAGCCCCAAAGGCAGCTCCAGAAGTTATCAGGAAATATGAATAATAATCATGCAACTTCTGTTTTTTACTTATATAGCCTAAGGAATACAAGGAATACAGAAAACTGAATATTCCGATAAATAGCACTATCAGTTTGCTGATGGCATCCACATTCATTCTCAGGTAATCACTTAAAAATGCTATCTGACACGGTATCAGGTAAAAACCGGAAGGCAAGGCGAAAACCCTTACAGCGAGGTATAATAGATATGCAGATATAGCTAATGTGATAATTCCTTTCACCGTTTTCAGGACTTCGGGTAAGATAAACAGTATAATTCCTGCCAGGATCGGGAAAAAGATAATAATTTGAAAATTTACCATAATTTTACCTTTTATTAAGCCGCTTTTTTATTTCTTCCGTTTTCGATTGGGATAATTTTATCAACTCTGCTGCATTATAAAGTTTTTCTCCCGTCTTCACATCATAAGCCTGGCTCATTCTTTCTGTGCAGCAATAACATGGGTCAACTGCTGCTGTAGATATGGCAGCATCGGATATTGTCCCACCAATACATGATCTTCTAAAGGTGGGTATACAGGTATAGCTGGGTGCCCTTATCTTATGCCTTACAGGACTATTCCCGCCATCTGATTTCACAAAGTGAAAAACCTCACCTCTGGGTGCTTCAGCACGTCCTATGCCAATTCCTGCTGGAATATCCTTGACCTTTGCTTTGATATCACCTGTTTCATTTTTCTGCAGGTAATCAAGACATTGACGGATGATCTTGATTGATTCGATCAATTCCAGCAACCTTACTTCTGCCTTGGCAAAAACATCTCCACCTTGAGCAGTGATCACTTTCCAATCCACAAGATCATAAGCTGCATATGGATCATCCCTGCGAATATCCATATCCACTCCTGAAGCACGGGCTGTGGGACCTACTGCACCAAAATCATGTATATCTTTAGCTGTAAGAACGCCTACTCCCTTTAATCTGGCATGAATTACCGGATCATCCATCACTGCACCAATTAAGAGATTATTCTTCTTTTCTACTTCATCTAATACCTTATAGAGCAATTTGGCTTTCTCGGCATCAATATCCCGTCTAACTCCACCTATAGTGAACATGGCATAACTATTGCGGTTACCTGTGATCATCTCAAACATATCAAGAACTGGCTCGCGATATTTCCAGGCCCACATAAATACTGTATTATATCCCAGAAAATGCCCCGCGAGTCCTACCCACAGCAAATGACTATGAACTCTTTCCAATTCGCCAATTAAGGTGCGAATATATTTTGCCCTGATGGGAATTTCCACTCCGGCAATACTTTCCACCGCATTAGCATAGGCAAAAGGATGGGAAGTTGAGCAAATCCCGCAGATTCTTTCTACTACATAAAAAACCTGCTCAAATGTCTTTGATTCACAGATCTTCTCTATCCCGCGATGATTGTAGCCTGTCTCCCAGACCATATCCACCACAGTTTCACCATCACAATATAATTTAAAAAATTCCGGCTCTTCCAGCAGAGGATGATAAGGACCTATTGGTACTATAGTTTTTTTACCCATATTTATAACTCCTTATTCTCTTTTCTACGCAAGGGGAAATCACCTTCAGGCCAGGATTCAGCCATCAGAAAACGTTCCGGTTTGGGATGATTTAAAAATTTGATGCCCAGCAGATCCATTATTTCTCTTTCAATCCACTCTGCTCCATAAACTACCGGAGTAATGGATTCCACTTCAGGTTTATCATGCGGCAGCATGACATTAAGATTGATCACCCAGCCACTTGAGTCATCTGAATAATGATAGATGATTTCATAACCTTCTTTTGAATCCATGCCAGATACTATTATATATCGAAATCCCAAAGTAGCGAATAAGTAACTTGTGATATCCAGCAGTAATTCCTTGGATATATAGATCATCAGCCGTTTGAGGTTGATCTCTTCCACTTTAATATCAGGATATTTCTTCCTTACTTCTTCAATGAAATTTTCTATCTTCATATATCTTCCCTGCTATTTATTTAGAAATTTTACTATTCCCGCCAGCATTGCTTCCGGTTTTGGAGGACAGCCAGGGATGTATAGATCCACAGGTATTACCTTATCAAGCGGTCCTGCAAAATTATAACCCGTAGCAAATATTCCTCCAGTACAGGGACATGCACCAATGGCAATCACTACAACTGGTTTGGGTGCCTGTTCATATACTTCAATAACTCTGGGTAAAGTTTTCTTTGTAACGATGCCGGTCACCAGCAGCACATCTGCATGACGTACACTTCCCACCAGCTTCATTCCAAACCGCTCAATATCATATCTGGGTGTGAGACAATCAAGTATCTCAATATCACAATTATTACAGGAACCTGCACTTAAGTGGTAAACCCATAAAGATTTCTTGAAACATAATTCCTTGAAACCCAATTTTTTCTCCTATAATCCATAAATTGAGAGAATTATACTGACCACTGCAAAAAGATTCATCCAGATCCAGAAGAATCTCATTGCCTGTTTGATTCGAACTCGAGGATTTGTGTTGCGGATCAGGGTTATCAGCAATACTACTAATAATACCTTCAGCACACTCCACAGGATATTGATGCCAACCAGACTTAATCCACCAAGAAATAATCCGCAGATCAAGGCCGGTAACACCAGAAACATTATATATTTTACTAATTTATAGATAGCGAGTACAGTACCTGAACTTTCGATCATAATCCCATCGCAGATCTCTCCCTCTGCCTCTGCCATATCAAATGGAACTAATCCCAGCTTTGCCTGCACGCATAATAAGACGGTGATAAAACCAAGTATCCCTGATATGCTGCCGATAAATGCACCCTGACTGATTTGCACATCGATGATTTCACTGAGACTGATCGTCATCCCTGCTTTGATTATTATTGAAGTGAGTACCAGCAGAAATGGTAATTCATAACTTAATATCAGCTTCATTTCTCTTGATGCACCAACTGCTGCCAGCGGATTTCCACTTGCCAGACCTCCAATAATATAAGTTACTGAGGGTATATTAAGCACATAGATTATCACGATCAGATCTCCCGAAAATCCACCATCAATCCCAAAAATCGGGAGTAATATGAATACTGCTGCCAAAGTCGCACCAAACAAGGCAAATACTGGTGATAATAGAAAAGTTAGCGGTGAACCGTATTTAGGAATAATAGTCTCTTTTGCCAGAAGTTTCACGAAATCATACATGGGCTGAAATAAGGGTGGTCCCTGACGGAATTGCACTCTGGCGGTGATCTTTCTATCAACCCAGCTCAAAAAGCCACCAATCACCCCTGCAAATAATAATCCGGGAAATATTAAAAAATAAAAAATTTCGCGTGTCATCTTATTCCTTTATTCACCTTTTATTAAATCTTCCCAAAGCACTTCTTTCACTAATATATGATCATCTAATCGGAAAATATTCTGGGCTGGGTCAGCATCCATTTCCGTAAGAGTGATAGCTCCTTCCGGTGCTGTCTCCATACATTTTAGCGGATTGGCTGATTCCAGACACGTTATCAGATCACATATCGATTTTTTTGATGTGATTATTTCATTCATTAGCGTTCCAAACGGGCATACAGCTACACACGATTGACAACCCACACATAGATTTGTCGCTCTCTGGATTATCCCATTTTCATCTCGTTCCAGGGCCTCTTCAGGACAGATTTCAATGCAGGGAGCATCTTCACAACGACGGCAGGTAAAATTCATCATGGCTCTTTCTATGATGTCTTTCATTCCCAGATTATTCGGATGAAAATCGTAAATGCATTCTCCATAATTATAACTGCCGGTCTCACTGTCCCTGAATTTTGATAGATCAATTAATATCTTCTTGCTCATATTTATGTCTCTCAAATCCAGATATCTGGATAGTCCTTGATTTGATCATAAGTGAATACGGGACCGTCTTTGCATACATAATAATCGCCCAAAGCACAGTGTCCACATTTCCCCAGTCCACATGACATGTTCTTTTCCATCGATAGGTAGATATTTTTTTCTTTAACACCCTTTTCCAATAATTTATATGTGCCAAATTTCATCATTATAGGAGGTCCGCAGACTACTGCCACTGCTTCTGAAAAATCAAGCTCAAGCTTATCCAATAGCACTGTCACCACACCTTCCGTCTCCTGCCAGTCAGCATCTGCTTTATCCACAGTGCGCACCAGGTTGATCTTCTCATGTCTTCTCAGTTCTGGATACCAGCCTTTATAAATGAAATCATCTGGTGTCCGTGCTCCCAGGCAGACATTGATCTTTTTATACTTCTCACTTTCGGTTAGCATGGTTAAGATCAGGCACCGCAGGGGAGCAATTCCTACTCCTCCACCCAAAATAATGACGTCTTTTCCGTGAAATTCTTCCAGAGGATAGCCTTTGCCAAAAGGACCCCTGATCCCAAGAGTCTCTCCCCCCTTCAGCTCATGCATCAGGTTGGTCACATAACCGGCTTTCATTATGGTGATTTCCATCCGGTCAGAAATTGTTGCCGAAGATGATGGAGTATAAGGTGCTTCACCCACTCCCTCAATTGTCACTTCCACAAATTGACCAGTTTTAAAATGAAAATCTGATTCCGGATGTATGAAAAATGTCTTGATCAAAGAACTCTCAGTCTCTACTTTATCAAGCTTGAACAAAATGGGTTTATAAATATTTTTGCCCTGCATATCTAATCCTTTTTACAAGCTGCTATAATTATTTTGTTTTTATCTATCTTGCCTATACAGGCATCAATGCACCTGCCGCACCCTGTGCAGGCTAGCACATCAAACATCCCTGGTTTATGGATATATTTACACTCATAACGATTTTTCAACCGCTTATTCAACCTCTTCAAAGGATCCTCTCCAGCAGCTACCTTCTCAAATGCCGGATATTGACAGGCATCCCAGTTTTTTACCTTCTCAAATTTCTCCCTGTCTATAAGTAAAAAACAGTGACATGTAGGACAGATCACTGAGCATGCTCCACAGGATACACATTTTGCTGCATATTCTTTCCAGAAATCATCATCTGTGTTTAATATGCCTGCTTTGGTCTCTTCCTGGTCAGGCAGGTCAATGTTCTGCTTTTGCAGAAGATTCCGTATTGCATTCCTTTTATTATATACATTTTCCGGCAATCCTTCCACTTCATGCAATCCTTTGGCTTCCAGCTTGCTCAGCAGCGCCTCTCCCTTGGGTGTGAATATGGAAAGATATAGTAATTCTCCAGCAGGTGAAATTGTAATATCCATATTTTCTTCGGGGAATGGCGCAAGACCATATGTTGTACAGTGGCACGTTTCCTTTATCTTCTGGCAATCATTACCTATAAGAATAGTATTCTCACGTCGTGTTTGGTAATGGATATCCAGAAAATCTTCGTCCAGAAATACCGCATCAAGTAGTTTAAGAGCCATCAAATCACAATTTCGCACTCCTAATATTATCCGCTTCTGCGTTGATGGATCCTGAACTACGTTTTCCTTGATGGGAAAGAAAAATGCCTTTAAGGGGAGAACGGGTATTACGCAATCATAAGATATATCTTGGACAGTACTGGCTTTCATTAGCCTGTAATCAGCGTTTTTACCCTTTTCTACAGGAGCATAAATCGTATAATCTGTGATGACCCTGATGAGTGATTCTGCCCACTCTTTCTTACTAATGGAATAGACACTCATAACACTTCCGTAAATATATTTTTTTTCTGCTTTATATATTAGATCATTACTTTAATTTCAAGGTTCACGGACTAAATTTAAATTTACATCAAAATTTTGTCAAGAATTATTATATTTTTTTTTCTCCTCTTATGGTTTTTTATTTGATAGACTGAATAATATTTTTTCATTATGAATATTTCATCTTAATTTACTATATTTTTTTTTACTTATTCTTGACAATTTTATTCCCGTTTTAAATATTCTATTTATATCATTTGATAAGGAATTTATATGTATATTATAAATATCAACGGGGTTGTGCAGGGTGTGGGATTTAGACCTTTTGTATATAAGTTAGCATATAATAATAACTTAAAAGGTTATGTCAGAAACTCCTCTCAGGGCGTTGAAATCGCTGTTACTGGTGATGAAAATTCACTAAATAATTTCCTTAATCAGTTAAAAAATAACTCCCCAGAAGCCTCAAAAATTGATACTATGATCGTTACTACACACCCCGATAGTACTTTTGATTCCTTCCAAATACTGCCCAGTCTCATTAATTCTGGTATTACTCACATCTCCCCCGACCTGGCTGTATGCTCAGATTGCCTTACAGAAATGAATTCTGATACTGATCCCAGGCACGATTATTCCTTTATTAATTGCACAAATTGCGGTCCTCGCTATTCCATTATCGAATCCGTACCTTATGATAGACCTGCCACTTCCATGAGTAAATTTGAGATGTGTGATTATTGCAGCGGAGAATATAGCGATCCTCTCAATCGCAGGTTTCATGCTCAACCTGTTGCCTGCCCTGTATGCGGTCCCGGTTTGCAGCTTCTTGATAGTAACAAAAAACCTGTTCCCGGTGATCCACTCATTCTCACTCGCAAACTTCTTAAACATGGAAATATTATTGCCATTAAAGGAATTGGTGGATTTCATCTGGCTTGTCTGGCTACTGATGATAATCCGATTCAAAACCTAAGGAAACGTAAACACAGGCCAGATAAACCATTTGCCGTGATGTGCAGAAAAGAAGACCTGGAAAAAATTGTTGATCTGAAACCAGAAGCTTATCAGCTTTTGCAGTCACCTGCTGCCCCTATCCTGATCCTACCTGCTACGGGAAAATATATTTCTCACCTTGTAGCTCCTAACAATCCCACCCTGGGAGTTTTTCTTCCCTATGCTCCCCTGCACCATCTTTTGCTTCAAGATGATTTCAAATATCTCGTCATGACTTCCGGCAATATCCATGATCATCCTATTGCAGCCAATGAAAATGAATTACCTGAGATTTGCGATTATTATTTAACCCACAACCGTGAAATTCTCAATCGATGTGATGATTCCGTTATTCGTGCTGCCCAGCCCCATAATATTATGATCCGTCGCTCCCGGGGTTATATCCCCTCTCCCTTATCATCAGGCTTAACTTTGCAGGATTCCTTTGCTGCTGGTGCTGCCATGAAATTAACTTTTGCCCTTGCTGCCGGTGATTCCATCTTCCTTTCTCCCTATATTGCAAATAATGACACACTCAATTCTTTGGATTTTTATCAGGAAACTTATCACAAATTTTGCCGGTGGTTCAA
This window encodes:
- a CDS encoding cation:proton antiporter subunit C, which produces MIPFILCLILFLIGLYGIITQKNLIKIIIGLAIMEYSVNLFLIMIGYVDGGTAPIFAEKFHIGSYVDPLPQAMILTAIVIGLATTALLLAMAIRLYRKYGTFDIRKINSLKG
- a CDS encoding MnhB domain-containing protein, encoding MKGMTIIVRKVTQFIAPIIFLFGIYIVFYGHLTPGGGFAGGVIMASAFILQILANGEILDKLRKEESGLEFLESGAILGFIIIAGFGLILSSSFVFFSNFINKGVIGKLLSAGMIPLENIIVGTEVCAAITTIFIALVVYKDEVAL
- a CDS encoding DUF4040 domain-containing protein, whose amino-acid sequence is MEIYLIIMLVLMIFGSLYSLHAKDLLSAVISYGIVGFGLVISFLLLQAPDLAIVQVVIEIVTLVIMIAVIKDTTEKEDKQTARFSQFIYLLVLLLFTIAFYLAFDKISGSLSPFGQHATRMATAYTQGVHETGSANLVTGVVFGFRAYDTLGEATVLFTAVIGVLTILRLKGKKGE
- a CDS encoding proton-conducting transporter membrane subunit; its protein translation is MVNFQIIIFFPILAGIILFILPEVLKTVKGIITLAISAYLLYLAVRVFALPSGFYLIPCQIAFLSDYLRMNVDAISKLIVLFIGIFSFLYSLYSLGYISKKQKLHDYYSYFLITSGAAFGAALADNLLFFIFCWGILGLTLYMLIRGKDEASSSAAKKTLILIGASDSILILGIGILFKITGSYNISAINISTSGALANVAFLCLLVAALTKAGAMPFHTWVPDYVEHAPASASAFLPASLDKLLGIYFLARICLHLFNLTAWSTMLLMIIGSLTIICAVMMALVQHNYKKLLGYHAVSQVGYMITGLALGSPLGIAAGLFHMVNNALYKGGLFLTAGSVEKQTGEQEIDNLGGLSRLMPITFFSAIIFAIAISGIPPLNGFYSKWMIYRGIIDFGSGTDLVNKLWIVWLGLAVLGSALTLASFIKLISGVFLGRMQEKFAQIKEVKFWMWFPQIALAATCIFFGLFAAKGIIPFLFNFEPISSSQNITGLWESPQVSILILISIILGIIIYAIGNIGKHRQEDSFVGGEKVQNEMNFAPSDFYKTITEFKLTAFFYNAAKKKWFDIYHLGRNTVLGLFNIFSSCHTGILSTYLVWVAAGLAIILLILI
- a CDS encoding nickel-dependent hydrogenase large subunit, with translation MGKKTIVPIGPYHPLLEEPEFFKLYCDGETVVDMVWETGYNHRGIEKICESKTFEQVFYVVERICGICSTSHPFAYANAVESIAGVEIPIRAKYIRTLIGELERVHSHLLWVGLAGHFLGYNTVFMWAWKYREPVLDMFEMITGNRNSYAMFTIGGVRRDIDAEKAKLLYKVLDEVEKKNNLLIGAVMDDPVIHARLKGVGVLTAKDIHDFGAVGPTARASGVDMDIRRDDPYAAYDLVDWKVITAQGGDVFAKAEVRLLELIESIKIIRQCLDYLQKNETGDIKAKVKDIPAGIGIGRAEAPRGEVFHFVKSDGGNSPVRHKIRAPSYTCIPTFRRSCIGGTISDAAISTAAVDPCYCCTERMSQAYDVKTGEKLYNAAELIKLSQSKTEEIKKRLNKR
- a CDS encoding NADH-quinone oxidoreductase subunit C, which encodes MKIENFIEEVRKKYPDIKVEEINLKRLMIYISKELLLDITSYLFATLGFRYIIVSGMDSKEGYEIIYHYSDDSSGWVINLNVMLPHDKPEVESITPVVYGAEWIEREIMDLLGIKFLNHPKPERFLMAESWPEGDFPLRRKENKEL
- a CDS encoding NADH-quinone oxidoreductase subunit B family protein; the protein is MGFKELCFKKSLWVYHLSAGSCNNCDIEILDCLTPRYDIERFGMKLVGSVRHADVLLVTGIVTKKTLPRVIEVYEQAPKPVVVIAIGACPCTGGIFATGYNFAGPLDKVIPVDLYIPGCPPKPEAMLAGIVKFLNK
- a CDS encoding NADH-quinone oxidoreductase subunit H; the encoded protein is MTREIFYFLIFPGLLFAGVIGGFLSWVDRKITARVQFRQGPPLFQPMYDFVKLLAKETIIPKYGSPLTFLLSPVFALFGATLAAVFILLPIFGIDGGFSGDLIVIIYVLNIPSVTYIIGGLASGNPLAAVGASREMKLILSYELPFLLVLTSIIIKAGMTISLSEIIDVQISQGAFIGSISGILGFITVLLCVQAKLGLVPFDMAEAEGEICDGIMIESSGTVLAIYKLVKYIMFLVLPALICGLFLGGLSLVGINILWSVLKVLLVVLLITLIRNTNPRVRIKQAMRFFWIWMNLFAVVSIILSIYGL
- a CDS encoding 4Fe-4S binding protein, encoding MSKKILIDLSKFRDSETGSYNYGECIYDFHPNNLGMKDIIERAMMNFTCRRCEDAPCIEICPEEALERDENGIIQRATNLCVGCQSCVAVCPFGTLMNEIITSKKSICDLITCLESANPLKCMETAPEGAITLTEMDADPAQNIFRLDDHILVKEVLWEDLIKGE
- a CDS encoding FAD/NAD(P)-binding protein, translating into MQGKNIYKPILFKLDKVETESSLIKTFFIHPESDFHFKTGQFVEVTIEGVGEAPYTPSSSATISDRMEITIMKAGYVTNLMHELKGGETLGIRGPFGKGYPLEEFHGKDVIILGGGVGIAPLRCLILTMLTESEKYKKINVCLGARTPDDFIYKGWYPELRRHEKINLVRTVDKADADWQETEGVVTVLLDKLELDFSEAVAVVCGPPIMMKFGTYKLLEKGVKEKNIYLSMEKNMSCGLGKCGHCALGDYYVCKDGPVFTYDQIKDYPDIWI
- a CDS encoding 4Fe-4S dicluster domain-containing protein; the protein is MSVYSISKKEWAESLIRVITDYTIYAPVEKGKNADYRLMKASTVQDISYDCVIPVLPLKAFFFPIKENVVQDPSTQKRIILGVRNCDLMALKLLDAVFLDEDFLDIHYQTRRENTILIGNDCQKIKETCHCTTYGLAPFPEENMDITISPAGELLYLSIFTPKGEALLSKLEAKGLHEVEGLPENVYNKRNAIRNLLQKQNIDLPDQEETKAGILNTDDDFWKEYAAKCVSCGACSVICPTCHCFLLIDREKFEKVKNWDACQYPAFEKVAAGEDPLKRLNKRLKNRYECKYIHKPGMFDVLACTGCGRCIDACIGKIDKNKIIIAACKKD
- the hypF gene encoding carbamoyltransferase HypF, with the protein product MYIININGVVQGVGFRPFVYKLAYNNNLKGYVRNSSQGVEIAVTGDENSLNNFLNQLKNNSPEASKIDTMIVTTHPDSTFDSFQILPSLINSGITHISPDLAVCSDCLTEMNSDTDPRHDYSFINCTNCGPRYSIIESVPYDRPATSMSKFEMCDYCSGEYSDPLNRRFHAQPVACPVCGPGLQLLDSNKKPVPGDPLILTRKLLKHGNIIAIKGIGGFHLACLATDDNPIQNLRKRKHRPDKPFAVMCRKEDLEKIVDLKPEAYQLLQSPAAPILILPATGKYISHLVAPNNPTLGVFLPYAPLHHLLLQDDFKYLVMTSGNIHDHPIAANENELPEICDYYLTHNREILNRCDDSVIRAAQPHNIMIRRSRGYIPSPLSSGLTLQDSFAAGAAMKLTFALAAGDSIFLSPYIANNDTLNSLDFYQETYHKFCRWFKIDPQFAACDLQPDFMSTRFAAKLEIPLYRIQHHHAHIAAVMAEHRLSEPVIGIAYDGTGLGDNGIIWGSEIMIADYFSYQNKFHLEPMPLPGGDAAVKNPIRIAYAWLRQNLLDTDLLNNISDFEKKIIAKQLTTNLNVFQTTSMGRLFDCVSAMLDLVTKISFDAQAAMALESICPENIMDYPPYEFYFDQQNIKIKPVLQGISHDIQQNEPHPLISARFHHTIIEFTLQAVKLLRKESSINNVVLAGGVMQNAIIFTNLIKMLQKNNFTVFAPRLFPPNDGSIALGQIVIANHRNK